The nucleotide sequence TTGGTCGGAAGCGCGGCCTCGGTCTCTAGCAATCTTACAAACCAGTTGCGGAAGGGCGTTCGGGATGTCCGGAACCAAAATCCTGTGGGGACAGATAATCGTTGTCGGCCTGATCGTTCTGCTCGCCATCTGGGGGGCAACCGAGTGGACCGCTTGGCGGCTCGCCTACCAGCCCGAGCTTGGGCGGCCCTGGTTCGAGCTGTTGGGCTTCAAGATCTATTACCCGCCGGTCTTCTTCTGGTGGTGGTTCGTCTACGACGCCTATGCGCCTCAGGTCTTCGTTGAGGGGGCGTTCATCGCGGCGTCGGGAACCTTCGTTTCGATCGCGGCGGCGATCGGCATGTCGGTGTGGCGGGCGCGTGAAGCCAAGAATGTCGAGACCTATGGTTCGGCGCGCTGGGCCGATGCGGGGGAGGTTCGAGCAGCCGGACTTCTCGGTCCGGATGGTGTGGTGCTCGGCAAACTCGACCGCGAGTACCTGCGCCATGATGGACCGGAGCACGTCTTGTGTTTTGCACCCACCCGTTCCGGCAAGGGTGTCGGTCTTGTCGTCCCGTCCCTGCTGGCTTGGCCCGGCTCGGCCATCGTCCACGACATCAAGGGCGAGAACTGGCAACTGACCGCGGGCTTCCGTTCGCGCCATGGCCGCGTCCTGTTGTTCGATCCCACCAACGCAAAGTCCTCAGCCTACAATCCGCTGCTCGAAGTCCGGCGCGGAGAATGGGAGGTTCGCGACGTCCAGAACGTCGCCGACGTCCTGGTCGATCCCGAAGGCTCGCTCGACAAGCGCAACCATTGGGAGAAGACCAGTCATTCGCTCCTCGTCGGCGCCATTCTCCACGTCCTCTATGCCGAGGCGGACAAGACCCTGGCCGGTGTCGCCGCCTTCCTGTCCGACCCGAAGCGGCCGATCGAGGCGACGCTGAAGGCGATGATGACCACCGCGCACCTCGGCGAGCAGGGTGCCCATCCGGTGGTCGCCTCGACCGCGCGCGAACTCCTTAACAAATCCGAGAATGAACGTTCTGGCGTCCTGTCCACTGCGATGTCGTTCCTCGGACTCTACCGCGATCCCGTGGTGGCCCAGGTGACCCGCCGCTGCGACTGGTGGATTGCCGATCTGATCGCAGATAGCCGCCCGACGACGCTTTATCTCGTGGTGCCACCGTCGGATATTTCTCGGACCAAGCCGTTGATCCGTCTGGTGCTGAACCAGATTGGTCGTCGCCTGACCGAAGATCTGCATACCCGCCACCGCCGGCATCGCGTTCTGATGATGCTCGACGAGTTTCCGGCGCTGGGTCGGTTGGATTTCTTCGAGTCCGCGCTCGCCTTCATGGCGGGGTACGGCATCAAGAGTTTCCTCATCGCGCAATCGCTCAACCAAATCGAGAAGGCCTATGGGCCTAACAACGCCATTCTCGACAATTGTCACGTCCGGGTCAGCTTTGCGACCAATGACGAGCGGACCGCGAAGCGGGTATCCGACGCGCTGGGAACGGCGACCGAGATGCGCGCGATGAAGAACTATGCCGGGCACAGGTTGAACCCATGGCTTGGACACCTGATGGTCTCGCGCCAGGAGACGGCAAGGCCGCTCTTGACCCCGGGCGAGGTCATGCAGCTTCCGCCGATAGACGAGATCGTCATGGTGGCAGGGACGGCGCCGATCCGGACGAAGAAGGTTCGCTATTACGAGGATCGGCGGTTCATCGAGCGGGTTCTGCCGCCGCCTGATCCTGCGAGCGCCGGCCGATCATTGCGAACGGACGGATGGTCAGCGCTCGGACCACCGAAGCCGACGGCAGGTCCAACTGACAAAGCTGCGGAGGCCGAGGAGGACACGGCGAACAGCGGACTCCGTCGTGAGCCCGAACTCCCCGATCACGTCGCGATCGCCAAGGAGACGACCGAACCGACACCGGCAGAAGAATTTGCGGCCGTTCTTGACGATGATGAGGATGCGGTCCGTCAGTCCCGGCTCATACGCCAACAGATGCGCGGTGTCGCGCGTCAAGTCGCCATGGACCCGAATGACGGCATGGAGCTGTGAGGCAATATGCGCGACCGGATGAACGTGTATTTCCCGCCAGAGCTTCTGAAACAGATTTCGGAGCTCGCAGATCGCAAGAAGCTTTCCCGGTCTGCGATCGTGGAGGCGGCAGTTGCTTCGTTTCTGTCACCGGACGGCGCGGACAGGCGGGAGGCAGCGTTCGCCCGTCGCCTGGATCGGCTGTCGCGTCAGATGCAGAGGCTGGAGCGCGACATTGGTCTGACGGCTGAGACCTTGGCGCTTTTCATTCGGTTCTGGCTGACGATTACGCCGCCGTTGCCCAACGATGCGCAGGCGGCCGGGCAGGCAAAGGGCAGGGAACGCTTTGAAGGATTTGTCGAGGCGCTTGGGCGCCGTCTGCAAAAGGGGCAAAGCTTTCTGCGCGAAATTCCAGAAGATATTCGCCGGCAGGAACCGGAGGATGAAAAATCTAGCGGAGTCTAGACTTTCGTCGCGTTTCCGACGTCCAAAGGGAAATCGATCATCGCGACCGAGATCGGCGCTCGTGAGCCCAAGCGGCGTCCAAAGCTCGCCGATTCAGTCCAGCGCCGTCGGACCTCACGCTCATGTGTACCGAGGAGCTGTTCCTTTCTATTGAAGTACGATCGTAATTTAATATTATGACCGTCATGGTATCGGCTGATATCGCGGCAGCCGATTGCCGCAAACCGCTCTTGCGAGGTCTTTATGAACGACATCACCGCCATTACGCGCCCCATGGCTCAGGAAGAACTCATGGATCGCTCCTCGCTGGGGCTCGCGGCCGCTGCAGCAGCTATTCGGCGTGGCGAAATCAGTTCGGAAGCATACACTGCTACGCTTCTGTGGCGTGCCCGAACGCTTGCCGGGCTTAATGCCTTCATCACCCTGAACGAGACGGCCGTGTTGGAGGCTGCGCGGGAAGCGGATAAAGCACGTGCCGCCGGATCGGCGGCTCCGCTACTGGGCGTGCCACTCGGAGTAAAAGACAGTTATCTGACGAAAGGGTTGCCGACGAGCCTCGGCCTCGACAGCCTCGCTCACTTCGTGCCACGCGAAGATGCGGACGCTGTCGATGCCATAAAGCGTGCGGGGGCCTTCGTCTTCGGGAAGAACAATCTCGTTGAGATGTCCTACGGCTTGACTGGCCATAACGCAAGTTATGGCCAAGTGAAGAATCCGCATGCACGAGACCGCGTGTCGGGTGGCTCCTCGAGCGGTTCCGCCGCATCTGTGGCCGCTGGCCTCGTTCCCGCGTCGTTGGGCGGTGATACCGTTGGGTCGATCCGAGTCCCGGCATCGTTCTGTGGCGTGGTGGGATTCAAGCCAACCACCGGACGATGGCCGCGCAAGGGCGTTGCTCCAATCTCCCACACACTCGACACGACCGGTGCATTTGCTCGAAGCGTCGAGGATTGCGTCCTGCTGGATCAGGTCGTGACTGGCGAGCGCACTGCCGAAATTTCAGATGGCCATGACCTGAAAGGAGTCCGACTGGCCTTCGCGCCGCGGCAGTTCCTGGATCTGGTGGACTCGGAAGTCGAGGCGCGCTTCCGTGAGGTGGTTCGGCGGCTGCGGGACGCCGGCGCCGAAATCGTCGAGGTGGACTTTGGCGCCGATTTCAACGCCGTCGTCCAAACTGCGACGTGGGGCATCTTCGCCCATGAAACCATGGGCGCGATCTCGGACTTCCTTCGCCGCCACGATGTTCCAACCACATTCGATGCCATTTACGAAGGGCTTAAGCCCCAACTTCGGCAGGCGTGGGCTCACATCGTACTGCCGGACGGTGCAGGGGCAATCTCAGCGGATGCCTATCGGACGGCGCTCAACGTGAGCCGGCCGGAAATCCAGCGCCGTCTCGATAAGGCGTTCGTCACCCAAGGCGCGCAGGCCATTCTGCAGCCTACCACTCCTTGCACGGCACCTTTGATCGAGGAGCAGGCGACAGTGCATATCGCGGGACAGGATGTCAGTTATCTCGCTTTGGCAAACCACACTGTCTCGGCGAGCAGCGTGGGGATGCCGGGAATCAGTCTTCCCGTTGGCTGGTCTAGCACTGGACTGCCGATTGGCCTCGAGC is from Bradyrhizobium sp. ISRA430 and encodes:
- a CDS encoding conjugal transfer protein TraG, which gives rise to MSGTKILWGQIIVVGLIVLLAIWGATEWTAWRLAYQPELGRPWFELLGFKIYYPPVFFWWWFVYDAYAPQVFVEGAFIAASGTFVSIAAAIGMSVWRAREAKNVETYGSARWADAGEVRAAGLLGPDGVVLGKLDREYLRHDGPEHVLCFAPTRSGKGVGLVVPSLLAWPGSAIVHDIKGENWQLTAGFRSRHGRVLLFDPTNAKSSAYNPLLEVRRGEWEVRDVQNVADVLVDPEGSLDKRNHWEKTSHSLLVGAILHVLYAEADKTLAGVAAFLSDPKRPIEATLKAMMTTAHLGEQGAHPVVASTARELLNKSENERSGVLSTAMSFLGLYRDPVVAQVTRRCDWWIADLIADSRPTTLYLVVPPSDISRTKPLIRLVLNQIGRRLTEDLHTRHRRHRVLMMLDEFPALGRLDFFESALAFMAGYGIKSFLIAQSLNQIEKAYGPNNAILDNCHVRVSFATNDERTAKRVSDALGTATEMRAMKNYAGHRLNPWLGHLMVSRQETARPLLTPGEVMQLPPIDEIVMVAGTAPIRTKKVRYYEDRRFIERVLPPPDPASAGRSLRTDGWSALGPPKPTAGPTDKAAEAEEDTANSGLRREPELPDHVAIAKETTEPTPAEEFAAVLDDDEDAVRQSRLIRQQMRGVARQVAMDPNDGMEL
- a CDS encoding CopG family transcriptional regulator — translated: MRDRMNVYFPPELLKQISELADRKKLSRSAIVEAAVASFLSPDGADRREAAFARRLDRLSRQMQRLERDIGLTAETLALFIRFWLTITPPLPNDAQAAGQAKGRERFEGFVEALGRRLQKGQSFLREIPEDIRRQEPEDEKSSGV
- a CDS encoding amidase family protein; its protein translation is MNDITAITRPMAQEELMDRSSLGLAAAAAAIRRGEISSEAYTATLLWRARTLAGLNAFITLNETAVLEAAREADKARAAGSAAPLLGVPLGVKDSYLTKGLPTSLGLDSLAHFVPREDADAVDAIKRAGAFVFGKNNLVEMSYGLTGHNASYGQVKNPHARDRVSGGSSSGSAASVAAGLVPASLGGDTVGSIRVPASFCGVVGFKPTTGRWPRKGVAPISHTLDTTGAFARSVEDCVLLDQVVTGERTAEISDGHDLKGVRLAFAPRQFLDLVDSEVEARFREVVRRLRDAGAEIVEVDFGADFNAVVQTATWGIFAHETMGAISDFLRRHDVPTTFDAIYEGLKPQLRQAWAHIVLPDGAGAISADAYRTALNVSRPEIQRRLDKAFVTQGAQAILQPTTPCTAPLIEEQATVHIAGQDVSYLALANHTVSASSVGMPGISLPVGWSSTGLPIGLELDAPLGSDGTLFVLARKIEGVLGDKSTAI